A window of Rhipicephalus microplus isolate Deutch F79 chromosome X, USDA_Rmic, whole genome shotgun sequence genomic DNA:
cccttcagtgccaagaaatgttgtcgccgagtataatcGCGGAAGCCACTGTCATGAGCCTACACTTCACCAAGAGCACCGAGATCACTGTAGTAAATATAAAAGGCGTATTTTTTTAAAGGTTGAAAACATTAGACCACGGCACAGTGAGTAGCGTGTGCGGCATCTGTTGCCGCGTGCCCAGAGGTCGGAGGTTCGACTCCCAATGACAGAAATTTCTTTCTGTTTGTCTTCTAATAGTATTTTTCGCGtaacttccgtgacggaaatgcgtCATTGAAGTCTTGGTgggtccggcaaaaaacacttttgtgtttcaaaaaataaatgacAGAGACCTACTAATCTAGAGGGGCGCCTTGGTCGAAGGCAGCGGCACGTTTCATGAGGCGCGAGTTCCTCCTGGTAGTATCCCTGATTGTGAACAAAGGAGTGCCTCGCTTCGACGTCCACTTTGGTGCTAGACAGGTGCACACTGAGAAGAGTATAGTTGTAGCTTATAGCATCCGACAATGCCAGAGCGAAGCTGGTGAGGTTCCACTCTGGTGTGCTGGTTATATAGTAGAAGAAAATGATGTGCTGGCTCCACCCGATTGGGGCAGCGAGACGGTCGTTAAATGCCAAGTTGCCTCTCGTCGAGATCAAGAGGGCTGTGATGCTGGTGTTGGCTGATAACGACTCTAAGAGCAGCGTCCAGCATGACGCGTACGCGCCGTATCCCGGGCTTGCAAAGCACAGTCGTAGATCGTAAAGTGTGGTCGTGTCACGTACGCACATGGCGAGGAAGGAGAACAGAGTTTGATCGACCTCGTATAGACCAATCGACAAACAAGTGAAATGATCCAAATGCTGGCAGCCGTTGCAACGTGGAAACCTTCAAGCCGAGCTTTCCGAAAATTTCGGTCTCCGGGAAGGTCTCAAAACACAGGAAGTCTCTTGCTACGGGAGTGTGCATGTATCTGCCGAAGGAAACACGACCCGACGAGTCCGTGTTCGTCAATGCTTGAAGGACGGGCACAACCGTTTCGTAATCTCAAGGCCAGTGATGGGATACCTCCAGTTTCTTAAGGTGGTTGTTCTTCAATAGGAGAGCGAAGAAAGTGATCCAGTTGTTCGGATGCCACAAGGCGTAGGAAAACGTGAGCTCTTCTAACGTCTCGTTCTGTGCAAGCGCTTCCACGTAGCGTCTTAATGTTACCTCGGGTATGTTAACGTACTCGTCCCGCAGCCCGCCGAGAGTGAGGCACATTAGGCGAGGATTCGCGCCAAGAAACGCACGGTTATTTCGACCCCGCAGAGTCTTCCGATCTTCCGCATGGACAGAGTAAAGTTGCGAACAAGGGCTTCATCGAGTGTGAGCGCTTCGCGACCCGTCTGTTCGCCGAACAGATTCAGAGTAGTGATCAATCGGTTACTCCTTAAACATTCCCTGAGGGCGGCCCCGTGGTGTTCCAGTTCGCCCACAGCGGACGGGAGTGTGGGACGCAGgcaggagagagagcgaacggcgagaggaGCGGCAAAGCACTGTACCTACCCTCTCCTTCACTCTCTCGTACCACATGCTCCGGTAGCTAGGGGCGACCGAGGATGAGCGCACGCACCCGcggctgttgctatgggagagggagtgagagcggagagttAACGCCTGCCGGTGCGCGGACATCGCCAGATGCCCGACATAACCCGACTAAAAAATTATTCGCATTAAGAAAAAAAGGCTCCGGAAGGCCGCTTTTACAGCTTTCTGTGAATGCGTGGCGTGTTCTGCGCAGGCCAAGTGCTTTTGTTCAAGATTGCTATATATAATGTATAAACTCTCCTAACTTCGAAAATACGCACTGAAATGCCCACTAAGGCTCCCACGCGGTAATTTAGGGCAGCGCCGTAGGCCAAACAACTTACCAGCGTGCAGCCGTTATTATAACGATCACGCAAAAGAAGCGCGTCCGATAAAGGACTACTCCGAAACTTCCAGACCCCAATGCAAGCACATAAAACGATTACTAACATCTCTGTTTGCTTATCGGAAGGGGAGCCGGTTGACCTGCGGCCAACAAACCTTCTTTGTTCCACATGACAGTTTATAATAATTAGACAGAGCTAATGGCTCGATTACCGAACGGGACGTACCACGGGAGCGCAATTAAAccaacaaaatgtattttcttaCTTGTGTAGAGACGCCGAAGATGTCGTTGTCGAAGAGCTGCCCGGCAGACCTTGTTTTTGTTCACCTGATGAtaatgaaccttcagctttgctggcactcgcccacaaagggagatcggccaagaaccgggcggcaggatcatcaagtgtgctaagtcaggcattcaggtagtctcgtagccgtaaataataacaataggctaacagggtaatctctttgttgcccttatgtactcgcacacagcagagaaaacctccctgtggctataacctaatgtaatccctttgaaggataaaattagttccacgtttatttttaaacctagcttcttgttcacctattgcaCACGGCGATCGCGCGATAATTATGATGTTGATGATACCTCCACTATGGCTGTTGCCCTCTCAGGGGGATTAGCCAGGAATTGATATGAAATTGAAGGCCTGTCAAATGATACCTAATCCTAACAGAAGGAGGATATAGCCcacgtaaatacagaaagagtgcaatattttttttgccatttcgaccagacagaataatatatattttgaattaaaattgcagtaatttcgaacacgtttaaaattgatgCTTAGAATTTACTTAATATTATAATAGCAAATATACAAATAGGAACTTAGAGgtgcattcgttttgtttcatgaagATAACTGCAAATGGCATCAAAGGCATTCCTTGGGCTGTAGCCCAGAACCGAAGCACAAACAGAGAGTATATTCTCAATGGTGAAGGGCAGCCCAAGGTTAGCAAATGGGATGACAAGGAGACGTTTTCTCAATATACTGTAACGGCGACATGACAAAAATAATGGTCTATTGATTCCAGAtctgtacaaaagctgcataggggaAATATTCCCAGACCAGTCCTGTGTGAATATAGATTTAAAGGGGGCACACGACATCGCAATATTGTTAGCATGACTTCCAGTTATCTAGTATGACACCTGCCGGAGTTCCATCGATATTTCAAATGTCTAAATTCAGTGCATGGTGTTACTGATTCTATGGCATCAGCCCTGAGTGAAAAGTTTGATGAAAcgctttttcttcttctgctCACTTCTTGGCATATACTTGCTTACTTGACCCTTGACAATGGCCTTGCGCCCACTACGGGATATCGGCCATGTTATATTTAAGGTTCAGATGACGGAAAATGAGTGGTTTGGTCGTCTGAGGATTACGTCACAAAAGCGGAAGGATGATGATAGGGATGACGTTGGTGTTTCGGACTATATAAGCATAAAAGTGGTGCAAAAGCACCTCAGATGAAGTTTTGGAAGAAAAGTTGGTCTACACAACAACAAGAGGCACATGTGAGCAGCGACTGAGGTGTGTCGATTGGTTACTTGTATCCACATCACGCGGCCATCAGCGAACTCTGTTAAACGCTTCAAATGCAAAATTACGTTAGGGATTTATACACAGAGACAAATGTTCACGAGCATGCATCTTTCTTGGTACACCGAAGAACGGTATCAGATAGAGTGTTTCAAGTTGCTCTAAGCACACGTCATAgcaatctaagaaaaaaaaatcgcgaaaGAAGGTATCAACTGGAATACACGTTTagaaggacaagaacaacaagagagaagacagggaggttaaccaggcacatggcCGGAGTAGCTATAAACCTATACTGCTTCAGCTCTGCCACTATATAAATGAGCTAGAGTGGCAACAGATGTGCGATGAAAGGCCCTATAGCTATGGAAATTGTGTTCTGTACTCAGCAACTGCCACCACTGTACCATCACAGCCGCCGATACCGTCAAAAGCCAACGTGACCTTGACGCATCAGTTAAGTGGGTCCAACTGCATGATTGCGGGCATGATGCATAGCCTGCGGCGTCCGAAAATATCGGGGTGCTGCCCCGCACATCCTCCCATGCGTCCACCCGCGTCTTTCATCTTCTCCTGCGCGAAGAGATCGGCCGCATACTCAACGATGCGAAGTGAGAGCACACGCATGTTGTGAGCGTCGCATGCCGTTAGCAAGGATTATTGGGAGATGAGAAAACAAACCCCGAAAAAAATACTGACGTCATACCACATGCAAAATAATGGTGTCACAGTCGTGTGCAAGTGTGGTGCAGGTATTCTTCATTTCAAGAAGGATATGCGCAAGAGGGACTGAGGTCCTTTCGCTGAAGCTGGTTTTATTTAGGACGTTCGTCTACAGCGTGCTTGGATGACTGGGTTTATTATGCTCTTCTGTTCGCGATGTTCAGCTGGACGTGGAGGGATCCTCGATCGCGATGCTGAAGTTCTTGACGTCATCGAAGCTGAGGTATCGCCTCACCAGGCGCCAGCTGTCTTCGTTCAGGTCCTGAAGTTGCATTCCGCTGTCATCGACAGGTGGCGCGCACTTCACGCTTTTCTTGACCACTCCGGTCAGCCTCATGAAGTCGTGCAAGCCCTCAACGCTCCTTAGATGACTTCGGAGCatcttggcgacttcggcagtgGTGATGTTCTCCTTCTTGGCGAGCTCCCTGGTCAGCGCTGGATTTCGTGCGACCTTCTCGAACGCGGTTGCGGTGTGCCTGTTGGTGATGATGTGTCGACAACAAATAGTTATATTCAGAAAACATATACTGTCAGTGTAACGTAAAgcctatttgaaaaaaaaagaaaaatctagtAGACAAACTTTTGCTAAAACCACAAAGACACGCCATTTAGACATCTTATGAACGCTACTCAACAATACTAGCCAGAGGTTCTGAAACCATTGTAAACGTGTAGGTGCATCTGAAGGGCCGATTGTGGCCGGACGGTGCGCCGTTACGCATCTATTCGGATTACTACTTGAAAAATACTAAGGGGTCACGGAAACTTGATAAACAAGGTCGTTCGATTAACTTCATGAGGCGCACTAGATATCCAATTTGGTCCCTGATCTCTGTGAATCACGACTGACTGGCCGCGGTATAGCTTAGCGTGCAGTGTAGCGCTGTTGAGCTTCAGGGCCGCTGGACGCATTAGCAGCCCCAGTGGTCGCGTTTTGACGGAGGCGAAATTCGAAGAACACCCGTGCTCCTGCATTTATGTGCACAAGctccaggtcgtcgaaatttcatTCGCCCTCCACTGCGTCACTCATATACATACAATGGCTTTGGGATAAACACTCGAATATTTATTAGTATTGCGCAGTGCGAACGCTTGCCTTGAAATACGGTGTGAATAAATGGACTTTTAATGTGGCTCCTGCTGTCATTAACTTTTTTAGGATGCCACATTAAACTGTAGAAGTGTAACACATGCCAACACCTCTAATTTGCAGGTGCGATATTTTCAAAGTAAGAATTTGTccccttcaaagaaaaaaagtaaaaaataagaGCTTACCGGTCGAGCGGTGCAATTTTGATGAAGGCAGCCGCGCGTTCCAGAATGTCACGGTTCCTCTGCGTCGTTTTCCTGATGGTGAAAAAGCACCGCTTCACTTCGCTGTCAACGTTCGCACCATTCAAGTCGACTTTGAGAAGACCGTAGTTGTGGCTAATGCTTTCCGACAGGAGCCATACGAAGAAGGTGGCGTCTCCGAGTCCAGTATTTTCTAGGAATCGCACTCGACTTATGTACTCGCTGTGTCCTATGGTACGGGTGAGGTGACCATTGTACTGAAATTTGCCATTCGTGAGGATGTCCAGATCCGAGATGCTGGTGTTGGCTGACATCGATTCGAACAGAAGAGTCCAGCACGTATAAGAAGCTGTATTGTCCGGGGCCAGGCAACTGGTCAAGATCAGTTTCAGTTCCTGGAGGACGGTGGTTTCTCGTACGTACTTCGCCAGAGCAGAGAACAAGCGTTCGCCAGCCTCGGATACGTCTACAGTCAGAGACGTGAAGTGATCCAACGCAGGCAAACGTTGCAACGCGTCAACTTGTACGTTCTCCTCGCCGCAAAGACCTATGCTTGAAAATGCGCTGTAGCGCAGCAGGTTTACTCCCATTCCATGCATGTAATGTCCGAATGAAACGTGTGCCAACGGCTGCGCCGACGCCAGTGCTTCCAGGACAGGCGGAAACGTTGAACAGTCTTCAACGTACGGAAATGTTGTGACAGTCAGATTCTTCAGACATCTGTTTCTCGGTAGCAATGAGAAGAAAGTAATCCAGTTGATGGAATGCCACACGTCGTATGGGAGCGTGAGGTCTTCTAAGGTTTGGTTTTGCGCCAATGCCTCTGCGCACCACGTCACTGTGGCCTCTGATACCCTGGTATACGTGTTCCGTGCCCAGCCAACGTATAATTTCCTCAGGTTGGAACATTTTGCGAGTAACCCCGTGATGAAACTCGCGGTTCTTTGGCCTCCGCAAACATTCAGCACTTCGAGCGTAGAGAGGGTATGATTGCGAATGAGGGCCTCCTCCAGGAGGAGCGTTTCTTGATCCGCGTCGAGGCCGTAAACTGTCAGACTCGTGAGAAGACCGTTGCTCCTGACGTATTCCCCTAGTGGTCCTGGCGGCATAGTGGTCTCCCAGTATGTCGCCAGGTCAAACCACTTCAACGTCGAGTTGGAGGCCAGTGCATCGATAAGCATCTTTGGTGGCTGGGTGAATCCGAAACTGCCGCGCAGCACCAGACACTTGAGGCGTTCGGTAGTTCTCAGAAGCGCCGACACAGCTGCCATAGCGTCTCTGCAGTCGCGCCTCGTCGAGCAACTGAGCGCCTCAAGGTTGCGAAGCCTGGGAAGGTGTGTTTGAAGATAGGCGTCCGTGTGGCCGTCGGGAAAAAGGTCCAGCTTCAGGTTCTTTAGCCGGCAGTCGTCGGGCAGCTCTTGAAGAACCATCCGGCTGTGCGACCTGAGCGAATCGTCCGAAATCTGGAGGCTGCTGATGCAGGCGTGTGTTTTGAGTAGCCAGCGAAGGAAAGGAGTTGACCTGTACGAATCTGGTTCGGCACGAGTCATCCGAGAGCGAGGAATGCTCGCCAAGTTCAGCCAGCCTCCTCGTTGTGGGCGAAGTTTCAAGCCGCTGTCGATGAGTAGTTCGTTGCAGAGCGGCAGAGTGTTGTTGATTTGGCACGCCTGACCACTATAGGCGGTGCATCGCGGGCGAAAGCGATTCGCTTTCATGCAAACGGTGGACCCGGCGTTGCCCTTTTCCTCGTGGGCCCCTTGGGAAAGCTTGTCCATCGCGTTCCTCCGAGGTATCACCTGAGCCCGCTTATCACTCTGAACCTGCGCAAGTAAAGGATAATGCAGCAGTTGGTGTACCCTTTTGAGTTTCCAATGTGCGCTGATGCGGTCAGAGATCTTTGCAGCTGGTAGAGAGGAGGGCGCTCCGTGGAAAACTTGAAAGTAACTCCACAATGTGGATGCATTGGCATATTGAGAGGTGTGGGGAGAGTAAATAGGGCTCTAATTTTTCCCAAATTTTAAATATGGAGAATTTTATAGTCGCACCAACTCGCTAATCCGGCTCGGCGGTATCGTCTACACtctcactgcgcatgctcgcgtctcgtgacAACTGTCGCGATTTTAAACTtgcagtttgaaaaaaaaaaaacgctcaatcGAGGTTTGTTAAACCAGTCGGCTTTATTTTCAGTGGAAAAATAACACAAGCAGCAACTGTGCTGTTGGAAATGTAACAAAAAGGCGCGACAAGCTGTGTCCCGAATTTCAGTGCATACAAAGTTGGTATGGTCGCGCGTTTAGGCACATGGAGATGCATTAACCTTCTGGAGACGCCCACATTATTTGGACAGGTTACGCAAAGGCATCCGCAAGCAGCACAAATCTTGGCCACGGCTGGTAAGGCGAGGGCGTTTGACGTTTGCGATTCCGAGCAGAtgaaaagcccccccccccccccccgcttaatAGACAAGAACGCTGCTTTCGCACAGGCGAAGCATTGCACTCGTGACTGCCATTGTAAGCCACTGTCATTACACACTGTCAAAAACACCTTCCTCTTAAACGCCTTCGAACACGGTGGTACCGTACAGTACTCAATCTTCAGCGTTATGTCATCAGAAATAGCGGACAACCGAAATACCCAGTGGGTAGGCTGATGCTCCAAGCGATCGCAACGATCCCATTAGACGGAGGAACCCACTGGAGGCTGAGGCAGAGTTGAGTGCGGAACTTGGAGACGCGAAAAGGATCACTCTCCTCCTGAAAAACATGCATTCGGAAACACATTGTTAgcaggaaaaaaaagcgaaattgaaagctttattgaaagaaGTTGAACAGGTCGGATAACAGGGCGGCCTTTCTGAGTGGAGGGCAATGAGGCCTACGCTGTGGTGGCAG
This region includes:
- the LOC142777166 gene encoding uncharacterized protein LOC142777166, which encodes MDKLSQGAHEEKGNAGSTVCMKANRFRPRCTAYSGQACQINNTLPLCNELLIDSGLKLRPQRGGWLNLASIPRSRMTRAEPDSYRSTPFLRWLLKTHACISSLQISDDSLRSHSRMVLQELPDDCRLKNLKLDLFPDGHTDAYLQTHLPRLRNLEALSCSTRRDCRDAMAAVSALLRTTERLKCLVLRGSFGFTQPPKMLIDALASNSTLKWFDLATYWETTMPPGPLGEYVRSNGLLTSLTVYGLDADQETLLLEEALIRNHTLSTLEVLNVCGGQRTASFITGLLAKCSNLRKLYVGWARNTYTRVSEATVTWCAEALAQNQTLEDLTLPYDVWHSINWITFFSLLPRNRCLKNLTVTTFPYVEDCSTFPPVLEALASAQPLAHVSFGHYMHGMGVNLLRYSAFSSIGLCGEENVQVDALQRLPALDHFTSLTVDVSEAGERLFSALAKYVRETTVLQELKLILTSCLAPDNTASYTCWTLLFESMSANTSISDLDILTNGKFQYNGHLTRTIGHSEYISRVRFLENTGLGDATFFVWLLSESISHNYGLLKVDLNGANVDSEVKRCFFTIRKTTQRNRDILERAAAFIKIAPLDRHTATAFEKVARNPALTRELAKKENITTAEVAKMLRSHLRSVEGLHDFMRLTGVVKKSVKCAPPVDDSGMQLQDLNEDSWRLVRRYLSFDDVKNFSIAIEDPSTSS